A part of Mycolicibacterium sp. TUM20985 genomic DNA contains:
- a CDS encoding ATP-dependent DNA ligase has product MVERCDRVKLTNPDKVLYPATGTTKAEVFEYYVAIADAMVPHIAGRPVTRKRWPNGVGQPDFFEKQLASSAPDWLQRGSVTHKSGTTTYPVIDTREGLAWLAQQASLEVHVPQWRFVDHEPGPATRIVFDLDPGEDVTFRQLCEVAHEVRDLITDIGLTTYPLTSGSKGLHLYVPLADPVSSQGASVLAKRIALQLEKTMPKQVTATMTKSLRAGKVFVDWSQNSAAKTTIAPYSMRGRDHPTVAAPRMWEEIEDPDLRHLRFDEVLRRVEADGDLLDGLDENLALPDRLTTYRSMRDAAKTREPVQQQRPTAGNDDTFVIQEHHARRLHYDFRLERNGVLVSWAVPKNLPETTSVNHLAVHTEDHPLEYATFEGSIPKGEYGGGEVIVWDTGTYEAEKFRDNPPDGPEKGGEVIVTLHGSKVSGRYALIQTGGKNWLAHRMKEQPVVGDTDLAPMLATHGSVVKLSPIVWAFEGKWDGYRLLVDADHGELRLRTRSGRDVTHEYPQLQALAADLADHHVILDGEVVALDESGVPNFGLMQNRARSTRIEFWAFDIVALDGRPLLRAKYSDRRKLLEALAQGGGLIVPEQLPGDGPAAIDYARERRWEGVVAKKRDSTYQPGRRSQSWIKDKLWRTQEVVIGGWRAGEGGRTSGIGALLIGVPEGDGLTFAGRVGTGFTDKDLATLKTTLAPLHTERSPFTTRLAGPDAKGVTYVEPTLVGEVRYSERTSDGRLRQPSWRGMRPDKSPGEVVWE; this is encoded by the coding sequence ATGGTGGAGCGTTGCGACCGGGTCAAACTGACCAACCCCGACAAAGTGCTGTACCCGGCGACGGGCACCACCAAGGCCGAGGTGTTCGAGTATTACGTCGCGATCGCCGACGCGATGGTGCCGCACATCGCCGGCCGGCCCGTGACCCGGAAGCGGTGGCCCAACGGCGTCGGCCAGCCGGACTTCTTCGAGAAGCAGTTGGCGTCCTCGGCTCCCGACTGGCTGCAGCGCGGATCGGTCACCCACAAGTCCGGCACCACCACCTACCCGGTCATCGACACGCGGGAGGGACTGGCCTGGCTCGCGCAGCAGGCCTCGCTCGAGGTGCACGTACCGCAGTGGCGGTTCGTAGACCACGAGCCCGGTCCGGCAACGCGCATCGTGTTCGATCTGGACCCCGGCGAGGACGTCACGTTCCGCCAGCTGTGCGAGGTCGCCCACGAGGTGCGGGACCTGATCACCGACATCGGCCTGACGACCTACCCGCTGACCAGCGGTAGCAAGGGTTTGCACCTCTACGTCCCGCTGGCCGATCCGGTGAGTTCTCAGGGTGCTTCCGTGCTCGCCAAGCGGATAGCCCTGCAGCTCGAGAAGACCATGCCGAAGCAGGTCACCGCGACGATGACGAAGAGCCTGCGGGCAGGAAAGGTATTCGTCGACTGGAGCCAGAACAGCGCCGCCAAGACCACCATCGCACCGTATTCGATGCGAGGCCGCGACCACCCGACGGTGGCCGCCCCCCGTATGTGGGAGGAGATCGAGGACCCCGACCTACGGCATCTACGCTTCGACGAAGTGCTGCGACGGGTCGAGGCCGACGGCGATCTGCTCGACGGCCTCGACGAGAACCTCGCGCTCCCAGACAGACTCACGACCTACCGCAGCATGCGCGATGCCGCCAAGACCCGCGAACCGGTGCAGCAGCAGCGACCGACCGCGGGCAACGACGACACGTTCGTGATCCAGGAGCACCACGCGCGACGCCTGCACTACGACTTCCGGCTCGAGCGCAACGGCGTGCTGGTGTCGTGGGCGGTGCCGAAGAATCTGCCAGAGACGACGTCGGTCAACCACCTGGCAGTGCACACCGAGGACCACCCGCTCGAGTACGCCACGTTCGAGGGCTCGATTCCCAAGGGGGAGTACGGCGGTGGCGAGGTGATCGTCTGGGACACGGGGACCTACGAGGCCGAGAAGTTCCGCGACAACCCGCCCGACGGTCCGGAGAAGGGTGGCGAGGTGATCGTCACGCTGCACGGCAGCAAGGTGTCCGGGCGCTACGCGTTGATCCAGACCGGCGGGAAGAACTGGCTCGCACACCGGATGAAGGAGCAACCCGTCGTCGGCGACACCGACCTAGCGCCCATGCTCGCCACGCACGGTTCGGTGGTGAAGTTGTCGCCGATCGTCTGGGCGTTCGAGGGCAAGTGGGACGGCTACCGACTGCTGGTCGACGCCGACCACGGCGAGCTACGTCTACGCACTCGCAGCGGCCGCGACGTCACCCACGAGTACCCCCAACTGCAAGCGCTCGCAGCGGATCTGGCCGACCACCACGTCATCCTCGACGGCGAGGTCGTGGCGCTCGATGAGTCCGGCGTGCCGAACTTCGGTTTGATGCAGAACCGGGCACGGTCGACGCGAATCGAGTTCTGGGCCTTCGACATCGTGGCGCTCGATGGGCGCCCGCTGTTGCGCGCCAAGTACTCCGACCGGCGAAAGCTGCTCGAGGCGTTGGCGCAGGGCGGCGGCCTGATCGTGCCCGAGCAACTGCCCGGGGACGGACCCGCGGCGATCGACTACGCGCGTGAGCGTCGGTGGGAGGGCGTGGTCGCCAAGAAGCGGGACTCCACCTATCAACCCGGGCGGCGTTCGCAGTCGTGGATCAAGGACAAGCTTTGGCGGACACAGGAAGTCGTCATCGGCGGCTGGCGGGCGGGGGAGGGCGGACGCACCAGCGGCATCGGCGCCCTGCTCATTGGGGTACCCGAGGGTGACGGACTGACGTTCGCGGGCCGGGTCGGTACCGGCTTCACCGACAAGGACCTGGCGACGCTGAAGACGACTCTCGCACCGCTGCACACCGAGCGCTCACCGTTCACTACCCGGCTTGCCGGTCCCGACGCCAAGGGGGTGACGTACGTCGAACCGACGTTGGTGGGCGAGGTGCGCTACAGCGAGCGGACGTCCGACGGCAGGCTCCGGCAGCCGAGTTGGCGCGGTATGCGACCGGACAAGTCACCGGGTGAGGTCGTGTGGGAGTAG
- a CDS encoding ABC transporter substrate-binding protein, with protein MKATRRALHKLSAGTAAVGLLLTAGCSGAGSLGASDNEVTIALVSNSQMTDAQELSSEFEKENPGTKLKFIALSENQARAKITMSAAMGGSEFDVAMISNFETPQWAKDGWLLPLSDYAKNTPGYDEADFIPSLRESLSYEGKMYSVPFYGESSFLMYRKDLFEQAGIKVNPDPSYQPTWQEVAGWAKQLKTDDRAGICLRGKPGWGEVLAPLDTVINTFGGRWFDDQWNAQLNSPQVKEAVNFYVNTIKESGELGASSTGFQECANLFGQGQTAMWYDATSAVSTIEDPKTYPDLVGKIGYLPAPIVEKPNSGWLYTWALGIPKAAKNPDGAWKFISWMTSKDYMKLVGEKLGWERVPPGSRTSTYTDLPEYAAVSKSYAPLTLQSITNATPDKPTVQPVPYTGIQFVGIPEFQDLGTRVSQQISAAIAGQISVDEALDQAQQYAEVVGKTYQEK; from the coding sequence ATGAAGGCGACGCGAAGAGCGCTGCACAAGCTCTCGGCGGGCACCGCCGCCGTCGGTCTGCTGTTGACCGCCGGATGTTCGGGCGCGGGGAGTCTGGGGGCATCGGACAACGAGGTGACCATCGCCTTGGTGTCCAACTCGCAGATGACGGATGCCCAGGAGTTGTCGTCGGAGTTCGAGAAGGAGAACCCCGGCACCAAGCTCAAGTTCATCGCGCTCTCGGAGAATCAGGCGCGGGCCAAGATCACGATGTCGGCCGCCATGGGCGGTAGCGAGTTCGACGTCGCGATGATCAGCAACTTCGAGACCCCGCAGTGGGCGAAAGACGGTTGGCTGCTGCCGCTCTCGGACTACGCGAAGAACACGCCGGGGTATGACGAGGCGGACTTCATCCCGTCGCTGCGGGAGTCGCTGTCCTACGAGGGCAAGATGTACTCGGTCCCCTTCTACGGCGAGTCGTCGTTCCTGATGTACCGCAAGGATCTCTTCGAGCAGGCCGGCATCAAGGTCAACCCGGATCCGAGCTACCAGCCGACCTGGCAGGAAGTCGCCGGCTGGGCCAAGCAGTTGAAGACCGACGACCGGGCCGGAATCTGTCTGCGCGGCAAGCCGGGCTGGGGTGAGGTACTCGCCCCCCTGGACACCGTCATCAACACCTTCGGAGGCCGCTGGTTCGACGACCAGTGGAACGCCCAACTCAACAGCCCCCAGGTGAAGGAGGCCGTCAACTTCTACGTCAACACCATCAAGGAGTCCGGCGAATTGGGTGCGTCCTCAACGGGTTTCCAGGAATGCGCCAATCTCTTCGGTCAGGGTCAGACGGCGATGTGGTACGACGCGACGTCTGCGGTCTCGACGATCGAAGACCCCAAGACGTACCCGGATCTCGTCGGCAAGATCGGCTACCTGCCCGCGCCGATCGTCGAGAAGCCGAACTCGGGCTGGCTCTACACGTGGGCGCTTGGCATCCCCAAGGCCGCGAAGAACCCCGACGGTGCCTGGAAGTTCATCAGCTGGATGACCAGCAAGGACTACATGAAGCTGGTCGGGGAGAAGCTCGGTTGGGAGCGAGTGCCACCCGGTAGCAGAACCTCCACGTACACCGACCTGCCTGAGTATGCGGCCGTGTCGAAGTCCTATGCACCGTTGACCCTCCAGTCGATCACCAATGCGACCCCGGACAAGCCGACGGTGCAACCGGTTCCGTACACGGGCATCCAGTTCGTCGGCATCCCGGAGTTCCAGGACCTGGGGACGCGGGTGAGTCAGCAGATCAGTGCCGCGATCGCCGGGCAGATCTCGGTGGACGAGGCGCTGGACCAAGCACAGCAATACGCCGAGGTCGTCGGCAAGACCTACCAGGAGAAGTGA
- a CDS encoding carbohydrate ABC transporter permease encodes MTLTAETGTQAADSAVAERVRKIREAQDTGVSRAEGWRRRGPLLPALIFMIAVTQVPFLFTLYYSTLSWNLVRPGSRQFVGLNNYVAVVKDSQFWSVAGNTVILIVGVVLISALLGLGIALLLDRAFLGRGVVRTLLITPFLITPVAGALIWKTTILDPTNGILNWVLSLVGIGPVDWIGQFPLAMVMVELIWQWTPFMMLLILAGLTSMPRDQLEAGRVDGASAFQLFRELTLPHLRRFIELGVVLGAVYLVNTFDAIFMMTQGGPGVASANLPFYIYQRAFLGFDMGQAAAMGVVVVIFTMIIASFALRLIFKSFSGKEEAA; translated from the coding sequence ATGACGCTTACTGCTGAAACAGGGACCCAGGCCGCCGACTCCGCGGTAGCCGAGCGGGTCCGCAAGATCCGCGAGGCTCAAGACACCGGCGTGAGCCGCGCCGAGGGCTGGCGCAGGCGCGGGCCACTGCTACCCGCGCTGATCTTCATGATCGCGGTCACGCAGGTCCCGTTCCTGTTCACCCTGTACTACTCGACGTTGTCCTGGAACCTGGTGCGGCCCGGCTCGCGGCAGTTCGTGGGGCTCAACAACTACGTGGCGGTGGTCAAGGACAGCCAGTTCTGGTCCGTGGCAGGCAACACCGTCATCCTGATCGTCGGTGTGGTGCTCATCTCGGCGTTGCTCGGCCTGGGTATCGCACTACTGCTCGATCGTGCGTTCCTCGGCCGCGGGGTCGTCCGGACCTTGCTGATCACGCCGTTCCTGATCACACCCGTTGCGGGCGCCCTGATTTGGAAGACCACGATCCTCGATCCCACCAACGGCATCCTGAACTGGGTGCTGTCCCTGGTGGGTATCGGCCCGGTTGACTGGATCGGTCAGTTTCCGCTGGCGATGGTGATGGTCGAATTGATCTGGCAGTGGACGCCTTTCATGATGCTGCTGATCCTCGCCGGGCTGACCTCGATGCCTCGCGACCAACTCGAGGCGGGCCGGGTCGACGGAGCCAGCGCATTCCAGCTCTTCCGCGAACTGACCCTGCCCCACCTGCGCCGCTTCATCGAGTTGGGAGTGGTGTTGGGTGCGGTCTATCTGGTCAACACGTTCGACGCCATCTTCATGATGACGCAGGGCGGACCTGGCGTCGCCAGTGCGAACCTGCCGTTCTACATCTACCAGCGCGCGTTCCTCGGCTTCGACATGGGCCAGGCCGCCGCCATGGGCGTGGTCGTGGTCATCTTCACGATGATCATCGCCAGCTTCGCGCTTCGGTTGATCTTCAAATCATTCTCCGGCAAGGAAGAGGCGGCTTAG
- a CDS encoding carbohydrate ABC transporter permease: MTTTVERTTATDDAVPVHKKKSKKFSPWGVVAWLVGLGFFFPVFWMVLTSFKQESDAATSPPTLFFTPTLDQYGAVFDQGIGPAMLNSVFATVMSTLLVLILGVPAAFALSLRPVRKTSDALFFFMSTKMLPVVAAILPLYVIVSNVGLLDNIWALVILYTSMNLPIAIWMMRSFFLEVPGELLEAASLDGASLWRSVREVILPLVSPGIAATALICVIFAWNEFFLAVNLTAVNAQTMPVYLVGFIAGEGQYWAVLSAAATMAALPVILCGWFAQNKLVRGLSFGAIK; encoded by the coding sequence ATGACGACTACAGTCGAAAGAACAACGGCGACAGACGATGCGGTACCCGTCCACAAGAAGAAGTCGAAGAAGTTCAGTCCCTGGGGCGTGGTCGCCTGGCTCGTCGGGCTCGGGTTCTTCTTTCCGGTCTTCTGGATGGTCCTGACGTCGTTCAAACAGGAGAGCGACGCCGCGACCAGTCCGCCGACGTTGTTCTTCACCCCGACCCTCGACCAGTACGGCGCGGTCTTCGATCAGGGCATCGGGCCGGCCATGTTGAACTCGGTGTTCGCGACCGTGATGTCGACGCTGCTGGTGCTGATCCTGGGGGTGCCCGCCGCGTTCGCGTTGTCGCTGCGCCCGGTCCGCAAGACGTCGGATGCGCTGTTCTTCTTCATGAGCACCAAGATGCTGCCGGTCGTCGCGGCCATCCTGCCGCTGTACGTGATCGTGTCCAATGTCGGCCTGCTGGACAACATCTGGGCCTTGGTCATCCTCTACACCTCGATGAACCTGCCGATCGCGATCTGGATGATGCGCTCGTTCTTCCTCGAAGTTCCCGGCGAACTCCTCGAGGCCGCGAGCCTGGACGGCGCAAGCCTGTGGCGCTCGGTGCGCGAGGTGATCCTCCCATTGGTCTCACCTGGTATCGCGGCGACGGCGTTGATCTGCGTGATCTTCGCCTGGAACGAGTTCTTCCTCGCGGTGAACCTGACCGCGGTGAACGCCCAGACCATGCCCGTCTACCTCGTGGGCTTCATCGCCGGTGAGGGTCAGTACTGGGCCGTGCTGTCGGCGGCGGCCACGATGGCCGCACTTCCCGTGATCCTCTGCGGTTGGTTCGCTCAGAACAAGCTGGTGCGCGGGCTTTCGTTCGGCGCAATCAAATAG
- a CDS encoding DUF4032 domain-containing protein, protein MYELRLRAPTPGLLGLPWDRPLSEWVVPDVPLRDIAVGASRHLVKFVDVDGHLWAVKDMPPRIAVKEYDVLRRLEDMGLPAVHPAGLVLQPEFETAILVTRYLEGSWQYRRLFMRLPPDQTKHRARLLDAMAGLLVELHRHGVFWGDCSLANTLFSRDGQLLQAWLVDAETSEVHPSLSRGQRGYDLDILVENVAEGLVDLAERVGLPEESHETLIAEAEQVRVRYDSLWDLLHAEPVFGFDDRYRIEGTIRRLNELGFAVDELSLQPDSGDPSRLRVRVAVGDRRYHAQRLQELTGLDVGEGQAAILLGDIHAYQGQLCRETGDDVDESTAARLWVMEVLTPYEQLALEALGYKGTAIQAYCDLLEVRWLLSERAGRDVGTNRALAALAGDVMPTDSAAQMAVAEVPTAPFAVLSMDDD, encoded by the coding sequence ATGTATGAGTTGCGGCTCCGGGCACCGACTCCCGGCCTGCTCGGGTTGCCATGGGATCGACCACTTTCCGAGTGGGTGGTGCCCGACGTCCCGCTGCGCGACATCGCCGTGGGCGCGAGCCGTCACCTGGTCAAGTTCGTCGACGTCGACGGCCACCTGTGGGCGGTCAAGGACATGCCGCCGCGCATCGCGGTCAAGGAGTACGACGTCCTGCGACGGCTGGAGGACATGGGGTTGCCCGCCGTGCACCCGGCGGGCCTGGTGCTGCAGCCGGAGTTCGAGACCGCCATCCTCGTCACCCGTTACCTCGAGGGGTCGTGGCAGTACCGCCGGCTCTTCATGCGACTCCCGCCCGATCAGACCAAGCACCGGGCGCGACTGCTGGACGCGATGGCCGGTCTGCTGGTCGAATTGCACCGCCACGGCGTGTTCTGGGGTGACTGTTCGCTGGCGAACACCTTGTTCTCGCGCGACGGCCAGCTGCTGCAGGCCTGGCTGGTGGATGCCGAGACCTCCGAGGTGCACCCCTCCCTGAGTCGCGGGCAGCGCGGCTACGACCTCGACATCCTGGTGGAGAACGTGGCGGAGGGTTTGGTGGACCTCGCCGAGCGCGTGGGTCTGCCCGAGGAGTCCCACGAGACGTTGATCGCCGAGGCCGAACAGGTCCGCGTCCGCTACGACTCGCTGTGGGACCTGTTGCACGCCGAGCCGGTGTTCGGCTTCGACGACCGCTACCGCATCGAGGGGACCATCCGACGGCTGAACGAGCTCGGGTTCGCCGTCGACGAGCTCTCCCTGCAGCCGGACAGCGGGGATCCGAGTCGGCTGCGGGTCCGCGTCGCCGTCGGTGACCGTCGTTATCACGCGCAACGTCTCCAGGAGTTGACCGGTCTGGACGTCGGAGAGGGGCAGGCGGCGATCCTGCTCGGCGACATCCACGCCTACCAGGGGCAGCTGTGCCGGGAAACGGGTGACGACGTCGACGAGTCGACCGCCGCACGCCTGTGGGTCATGGAGGTGCTCACCCCGTACGAGCAGTTGGCGCTGGAAGCACTGGGTTACAAGGGAACTGCGATCCAAGCGTATTGCGACCTCCTCGAGGTGCGCTGGCTGCTGAGCGAGAGGGCCGGTCGCGACGTCGGCACCAACAGGGCGCTGGCGGCATTGGCCGGTGACGTCATGCCGACTGACTCCGCGGCGCAGATGGCCGTGGCCGAGGTGCCGACCGCGCCGTTCGCGGTGCTGTCGATGGACGATGACTGA
- the rnhA gene encoding ribonuclease HI, translated as MQDAVVIHTDGGCRPNPGPGGWGAVLRHRQHVREMCGGEPGETSNNRMELTAPIMALEALKRPMLVHLHTDSTYVRNGITKWVLGWERNGWLTAAKQPVKNVDLWQRLQLACARHEVEWFWVKGHSGVTDNELADVLATRGMAEAIGLLPHDLTR; from the coding sequence ATTCAGGACGCGGTGGTGATCCACACCGACGGCGGCTGCCGACCCAACCCGGGCCCGGGCGGCTGGGGCGCAGTGTTACGCCACCGTCAGCACGTCCGTGAGATGTGCGGCGGCGAGCCCGGGGAGACCAGCAACAACCGGATGGAGCTGACCGCGCCAATCATGGCGCTGGAGGCGCTCAAGCGACCCATGCTCGTGCACCTGCACACCGACAGCACCTACGTCCGGAACGGCATCACCAAGTGGGTCCTCGGCTGGGAACGCAACGGCTGGTTGACTGCCGCGAAGCAGCCGGTGAAGAACGTCGACCTGTGGCAACGACTCCAATTAGCCTGTGCGCGACACGAAGTCGAGTGGTTCTGGGTGAAGGGACACTCGGGTGTCACCGACAACGAGTTGGCTGACGTCCTGGCGACCCGGGGGATGGCGGAGGCCATCGGCCTACTCCCACACGACCTCACCCGGTGA
- a CDS encoding ABC transporter ATP-binding protein: MASITYKNASCIYEGSDKLAVDNLNLDIQDGEFVVLVGPSGSGKSTALRMLAGLEDIDEGAIEIGGKDMTGIPSKDRDIAMVFQNYALYPNKTVAENMGFALKLRGVSAEERRKKVEEAAKVLDLTEHLDRKPAKLSGGQRQRVAMGRAIVREPQVFCMDEPLSNLDAKLRVQTRTQIAALQRRLGTTTVYVTHDQVEAMTMGDRVAVLRFGKLQQFAAPNELYDRPANAFVAGFIGSPAMNLFTASITNDGVKVGDSVFELERDDIAVLSGAGLDEVTVGIRPEQLEVTDSGGVEVVVDLVEDLGSEAYVYTHAGSGSGGVELVARCNPRTAPRLADSVRLHRHPEGAVHLFHPETGERLN, encoded by the coding sequence ATGGCATCGATCACCTACAAGAACGCCTCCTGCATCTACGAGGGTTCGGACAAGCTCGCGGTCGACAACCTCAACCTCGACATCCAGGACGGCGAATTCGTCGTGCTGGTGGGCCCGTCCGGTTCGGGCAAGAGCACGGCGCTGCGCATGTTGGCCGGCCTCGAGGACATCGACGAAGGCGCCATCGAGATCGGTGGCAAGGACATGACGGGTATTCCGTCCAAAGACCGGGACATCGCGATGGTGTTCCAGAACTACGCGCTGTATCCGAACAAGACCGTCGCCGAGAACATGGGCTTCGCGCTCAAGCTGCGGGGCGTCTCGGCCGAGGAACGGCGCAAGAAGGTCGAGGAGGCCGCCAAGGTACTCGACCTGACGGAGCACCTGGATCGCAAGCCCGCCAAGCTGTCCGGCGGTCAGCGTCAGCGCGTCGCGATGGGCCGGGCCATCGTCCGTGAGCCGCAGGTGTTCTGCATGGACGAGCCGTTGAGCAACCTCGACGCCAAACTGCGCGTCCAGACCCGCACCCAGATCGCAGCGTTGCAACGCCGACTCGGCACCACCACCGTCTACGTCACGCACGACCAGGTCGAGGCGATGACGATGGGTGACCGCGTGGCCGTCCTGCGCTTCGGCAAGCTGCAGCAGTTCGCCGCGCCCAATGAGCTCTACGACCGTCCGGCGAACGCCTTCGTCGCTGGCTTCATCGGATCGCCCGCGATGAACCTGTTCACCGCGTCGATCACCAATGACGGAGTGAAAGTGGGTGACTCGGTGTTCGAGCTCGAGCGTGACGATATCGCGGTCCTCTCGGGCGCCGGGCTCGACGAGGTCACCGTGGGGATCCGGCCCGAGCAGCTCGAGGTCACCGATTCCGGTGGCGTGGAGGTCGTCGTCGACCTCGTCGAGGATCTCGGCAGCGAGGCCTACGTCTACACGCACGCGGGTTCGGGCTCCGGCGGTGTCGAGCTGGTGGCGCGCTGCAACCCACGCACGGCGCCCAGGCTGGCCGACTCGGTGCGGTTGCACAGGCACCCGGAGGGCGCGGTGCACCTGTTCCATCCCGAGACTGGCGAGCGTCTCAACTGA
- a CDS encoding HNH endonuclease signature motif containing protein has translation MSAGQLQAAVAELRAAYDAMAALPADALTDVELIGVLDELETLTCQLPVQSHRLLARLQVETTPRAMGAKSWRDVLAVRWRISASEAGRRLEEAGELAPRQGLSGTSMDPVLPCTAIAQSHGLINREHVRILRDAMDRIPPAVDTATREQIEADLVRTATGVGPKELKDNADRTIFMLDQDGPVPDDAERARRRGVTKAPQQSDGMIQIKASLTPEAWAIYEAIFAKFAAPGTCNPDDAHPCVSGTPTQDQIDADHRSLAQRQHDALVAVGRSVLESGELGQHNGLPTSIIIRTTLQDLESRAGVGVTGGGTVMPINDVIRLASHANHYLAVFDRATGSALNLFRARRIASPAQRIMLIARDGGCTKPGCTVPAYGSQVHHAARDWADAGQTNVDELGLACGRDNRSVGPGGWTTRINVENDVEWIPPARLDTGQARVNDYHRPERLHRPPDDFPDEQAADARDQPGGPEPNAA, from the coding sequence ATGAGTGCGGGTCAGCTGCAGGCGGCGGTAGCCGAACTGCGTGCCGCGTACGACGCCATGGCGGCACTGCCCGCCGATGCGCTCACCGATGTCGAGTTGATTGGAGTCCTCGACGAACTCGAAACGCTCACGTGTCAACTGCCCGTTCAGAGTCACCGTCTGTTGGCGCGCCTGCAGGTCGAGACCACGCCGAGGGCGATGGGCGCCAAGTCCTGGCGCGACGTGCTGGCCGTCCGGTGGCGAATCTCGGCGAGCGAAGCCGGTCGTCGTCTCGAGGAAGCCGGTGAATTGGCTCCGCGCCAAGGGCTTAGCGGTACGTCGATGGATCCGGTGCTGCCGTGCACGGCCATCGCTCAGTCGCACGGACTGATCAACCGCGAACACGTGCGAATCCTGAGGGACGCGATGGATCGCATCCCACCCGCGGTCGACACCGCGACTCGCGAGCAGATCGAAGCCGATCTGGTGCGGACGGCGACCGGGGTCGGGCCGAAGGAACTCAAGGACAACGCCGACCGAACCATCTTCATGCTCGACCAGGACGGCCCCGTGCCGGACGACGCCGAACGTGCGCGCCGCCGCGGCGTCACGAAGGCACCCCAGCAGTCCGACGGGATGATTCAGATCAAGGCCAGCCTCACTCCCGAGGCGTGGGCCATCTACGAGGCCATCTTCGCCAAGTTTGCGGCACCCGGGACGTGCAATCCCGACGATGCGCATCCATGCGTGTCGGGAACTCCGACCCAGGACCAGATCGACGCCGACCACCGCAGCCTGGCCCAGCGTCAACACGATGCACTGGTGGCGGTCGGGCGCAGCGTGCTGGAGAGCGGTGAACTCGGTCAGCACAATGGGTTGCCGACGTCGATCATCATCCGAACCACCCTGCAAGACTTGGAGAGTCGCGCCGGGGTCGGTGTCACCGGCGGCGGCACTGTGATGCCGATCAACGACGTCATTCGGCTGGCTTCGCACGCCAACCACTATCTTGCGGTGTTCGACCGGGCCACCGGATCGGCCTTGAACCTCTTCCGCGCCCGGCGCATAGCCTCACCCGCCCAACGGATCATGCTCATCGCGCGCGACGGGGGCTGCACCAAACCTGGCTGCACCGTGCCCGCCTACGGAAGCCAGGTCCACCACGCGGCCCGCGACTGGGCCGACGCTGGGCAGACCAATGTCGACGAACTGGGTCTCGCCTGCGGACGCGACAACCGCTCGGTTGGTCCCGGGGGCTGGACGACCCGCATCAATGTCGAGAACGACGTCGAATGGATCCCGCCGGCGCGGCTGGACACGGGCCAGGCTCGGGTCAACGACTATCACCGCCCCGAGCGGCTCCACCGGCCACCCGACGATTTCCCGGATGAGCAAGCGGCAGACGCCCGCGATCAACCCGGCGGGCCCGAGCCCAACGCGGCTTAG
- a CDS encoding sugar-binding transcriptional regulator: MEHSAADPAPTSGATPEDLRLALRAATLYYLDGLTQAEIAGKLGVSRPTAGRLIARAKAKGLVRIEVVVPPTLKDDLHADEERLLEQRFGLTEAVVTGHLGRAAGALLMRRLSENDVLGFTWGPEQVAAVTALSPGVASCRVVVQLDGAMSTAAYQTGMEFILSRGADMLRASAMRLPAPLYADPSTVVSMRSDSVISRTLEAGRRADTMLFGVGSTTTSTTLFEGSFLDTRMLDELVSLGAVGEIGGRFFDANGAPVITELAHRAVSVPLEDIRKCEKTILVCSGPAKHQATLAALRGGLAKLFVCDIDCARWLLTQENRIAQ; encoded by the coding sequence GTGGAACATTCCGCTGCCGATCCGGCACCCACCAGCGGCGCAACCCCCGAGGATCTCCGCCTGGCGCTGCGCGCGGCCACGCTCTACTACCTCGACGGTCTCACCCAGGCGGAGATCGCCGGCAAGCTCGGAGTGTCCCGACCGACCGCGGGCCGGCTCATCGCCCGCGCCAAGGCCAAGGGCCTAGTCCGCATTGAGGTCGTCGTCCCGCCCACGCTCAAAGACGATCTGCACGCCGACGAGGAGCGCCTGCTCGAGCAGCGCTTCGGGCTGACCGAGGCGGTCGTGACCGGACACCTGGGCCGGGCGGCGGGCGCCCTGCTCATGCGGCGGCTCTCCGAGAACGACGTCTTGGGCTTCACCTGGGGGCCGGAGCAGGTGGCCGCCGTCACCGCGCTGTCACCCGGGGTGGCGAGCTGCCGCGTGGTGGTCCAACTCGACGGCGCGATGTCCACCGCCGCGTACCAGACGGGGATGGAGTTCATCCTGAGCCGTGGCGCGGACATGTTGCGCGCCAGCGCCATGCGCCTGCCCGCACCGCTCTACGCCGACCCGTCGACAGTGGTCTCGATGCGCAGCGACTCGGTGATCTCGCGGACGTTGGAGGCCGGCCGACGGGCCGACACCATGCTGTTCGGCGTCGGGTCGACCACCACGTCCACCACCTTGTTCGAGGGCAGCTTCCTCGACACGAGGATGCTCGATGAGCTGGTGTCGCTCGGTGCCGTGGGTGAGATCGGCGGACGGTTCTTCGACGCAAACGGTGCGCCGGTCATCACCGAGCTCGCGCACCGTGCGGTATCAGTCCCGCTCGAGGACATCCGCAAGTGCGAGAAGACGATTCTGGTGTGTAGCGGACCGGCCAAGCACCAGGCCACGCTCGCCGCGCTGCGCGGCGGGCTGGCGAAATTGTTCGTATGTGACATCGATTGCGCTCGTTGGCTTTTGACTCAAGAGAACAGGATTGCTCAATGA